taccaatggcattttttacagaactagaacaaaaaatttcacaatttgtatggaaacacaaaagaccccgaatagccaaagcaatcttgagaatgaaaaatggagctggaagaatcaggctcccagccttcagactatactacaaagctatagtaatcaagactagcacaaaaacagaaatatagatcaatggaacaggatagaaagcccagagataaacccacgcacatatggtcaccttatttttgataaaagatgcaagaatataccatcattcaaaatgaaaataaataaggaaacacaagctttaaatgatacattaaaaaagatggactgaattgatatttataggatatcccattaaaaacaacaaaatacactttcttctcaagtgctcatggaacattctccaaggtaGATCAGCTCTTTGGTCACAAAacaatccttggtaaatttacgaaatttgaaattgtatcaagtatcttttcccacaACAATGCTTTGAGGTCacataacaattacaggaaaacgtcggtaaaaaatacaaacagatggaggctaacaatacactaattaataaccaagagatcactggagaaattaatgaggaaaacacaaaatactgagaaacaaatgaaaataaaaacacggtaacccaaaacctatgggatgcagcaaaaacagttctaagagggaagtttatggtaATACactcctaccacaagaaacaagaaacgtctcaaataaacaacctaaacttacacttgTACCAAttggagaaacaagaacaaaaaaaccccaaggttagcagaaggaaagtaatcataaagatcagatcagaaataaatgaaggaaataatagtaatatcaataaaactaaaagctggtacttagagaagataaaaaattcctaaccattagccagactcatcaagaagaaaagagagaagactcaaattaatagaattagaaatgaaaaaggggaagtaacaactgacacttcagaaatacaaaggatcatgagagattactacaagcaacaatatggcaatagaatggacaacctggaagaaatcgacaaattcttagaaaagcacaaccttctgagactgaatcaggaagaaatagaaaatacaaacagaccaatcacaagcactgaaattgagactgtgattagaaatattccaacaaacaaaagcccaggaccaggtggcttcacaggcgaattctatcaaacattgagagaagagctaacacctatccttctcaaactcttccaaaatatagcagagggaggaatactcccaaactcattctacgagaccaccatcactctgatatgaaagccagacaaagatgtcacaaagaaagaaaactacaggccaatatgactgatgaacatagatgcaaatattctcaacagaatactagcaaacagaatccaaaagcacattaaaaggaacatgcaccatgatcaagggggtatatcccagtaatgcaaggattcttcagtatatgcaaatcaatgtatgtgataaaccatattaaaaaattgaaggagaaaaaaacttttgctcttctcaatccatgcagaaaaagcttttgacaaaattcaatacccatttatgaaaaaaactctccagaaatcaggcatagagggaacttatctcaacataataaaggacatatatgacaaacacagagtcaacatcgttctcaatggtgaaaaagtgaaatcacttccactaaggtcaggaacaagacaaggtggtcCACTCTgacgactattattcaacatagtttttgaagttttagccacagcaatcagagaataaaaagaaataaaagaaatccaaatcggaaaagaagaaataaagctctcactgtttgcagatgacatgatcctatacatagaaaatccttaagttgttaccagaaaactgctagaactaatcaatgaatttggtaaagtggcaggatacaaaatcaatgcacagaaatctcttgcattcctatacactaatgatgaaaaatctgaaagagaaattaaggaaagactcccacttaccattgcaacgaaaagaataaaatatctaggaataaacctacttaaggagacaaaagacctgtatgcagaaacgtataagacactgatgaaagaaattaaagacgataaaaacagatggagaggtataccttgttcttggaatggaagaatcaacactgtgaaaataattatattaaccaaagcaatctacagattcaatgtaatccctatcaaattaccaatggcattttttacagaactagagcaaaaaaattcacaatttgtatggaaacacaaaagaccctgagtagccaaagcaatcttgagaatgaaaaatggagctggaagaatcaggctcccagccttcagactatactacaaagctatagtaatcaagactagcacaaaaacagaaatatagatcaatggaacaggatagaaagcccagagataaacccacgcacatatggtcaccttatttttgataaaagatgcaagaatataccatggagaaaagacagcctttttgataagtggtgctgggaaaactggacagctacatgtaaaagaatgaacttagaacactgactaacaccatacacaaaagtaaactcaagatggattaaagacctaaatctaaggtgagacagtataaaactcttagaggataagataggcagagcactctatgacataaatcacaggaagaacctttttgacccatcccgtagaaaaatggaaataaaaagtaaaataaagaaatgggacctaatgaaacttaaaagattttgcacaacaaaagaaaccagaaataagattaaaagacagccctcagaatgggagaaaatagttactattgaagcaactgacaaaggattaatctctaaaatttacaagcagctcatgcagctccatatgaaaaaacatacaacccaatccaaaaatgggcagaagacctaaatagacatttctccaaagaagatatacagattgccaacaaacacatgaaagaatgctcaacatcactaatcattagagaaatacaaatcaaaactataatgatgttttacctcacaccagtcagaatggtcatcatcaaaaaatgtagaaacaataaatgctggagagggtgtggagaaaagggaaccctcttgcactgttggtgggaatgtaaattgatacaaccactatggagaacagtatggaggttccttaaaatactaaaatataactaccatacgacacagcaatcccactactgggcatataccccgagaaaaccacaattccaaaagagtcatgtaccacaatgttcattgcagctctatttacgatagtcaggacatggaacaacctaagtgcccatcgacaggtgaatgaataaataaaatgtggcacatatatacaatggaatatttccagacataaaaagaaatgaaattgaattttttgtagtgacgtggatggacctagagtccgtcatacagagtgaagaaagtcagaaagagaaaaacaaacactgtatggtaacacatatacatggagtctaaaaaaaaagtttctgaagaatctagggacAGGAccagaataaagacgcagacgtagagaatggacttaaggacatcgggagggggaagggtaagctgtgacgaagtgagagaatggcttggatatatatacactaccaaatgtaaaatagatagctagtgggaagcagctgcatagcacagggaaataagcttggtgctttgtgatcacctagaggggtgttaTATGGAGGATGGGAGTGAGATGTAAGAGGGTGgcgatacggggatatatgtatacatatagctgattcactttgttatacagcagcaactaacccaatattgtaaagcaattatactccagtaaagatgttaaaaaaaaaagtgccaggaTTGGTGCTAGCCCTAATCCGAGTGTCAGAATGTGGGATAACTCCAAAATTATGGGAAAACATAAGGTCTATTTCTAGTCTTGAGGTTAGAGGTTGGTGGTAGATATCTGTCTCACTACAGCCAGGATAAAATCTTCCTGAGAGCTGAAATTTTGACTTTTTCATTCAGTTACCAATACTGTGGCTAGGGTGAAGCCTCCCTGAGTGTTAGGAGTGGTAAAAGTACCTAGAACAGCAACTTGCATTCTAAAGTCAGTGTTattggctttttttgttgttgcaatcCATAtcccaattcaaaaaaaaagaagattccctacaataaaaactaaaagaaatttcacgatataaagtttatataaaatataaaaatttcatgttgaaattttttaaaaccaaaaaatcaaTACTATTATCaactatgtttatattttcagtaaatatataaagcatagACAAGATTCACATTAAATTCATGATAGTGTGTGCCTCTGCAGTGGACAGAGAtgttatattttgcaaatatgcCAAAATGTTGGCATTTGTTAATTTTGGGTGAAGGTAAACGGAcgttttttatatctttcatgcTTTCcatattatgttttaatttttcaaaataaataaaattcaaagagaaCTTAGAACTGTTATAGATGATGATTTTATTACAATGTTTTCAGAATTGAACATACCTAAGACATACGCACGTGCAACACGCAAGGACATAAAGCATCTGAATACTACAATCAAGAAGCTTGGTAATagagaaaactttaaattttgtatttcacagagaatatacattcatttttaatagaaagCTTGAATAAACCAATTACCATTGAAGAGATAAGAAAGCTGATTAAAGATCTACCATCAAAATTGTCACCAGGATTAGACTGTTTTTACAGCTCACTGCtagctaatttttaaagaacaaataattctaatgCTATTTAAATTGTTCCAGAACacagaaaaatgattgaaaactcacaatttcattttttaaagctagcataattttaacaacaaaacttgaaaaatacaatttcacTTTGGAATGTAAATGcaataatactaaataaaatattggtaaataATACCCAGCAATGTATCAAATGATTattacaccatgaccaagtaagatttattccagaaacacaagtttcaaaatatcaaatatctaCCACTCTAATTCACCATGTCaacaaactaaaggaaaaaaaaagttatattattttgttaatagacgctgaaaagacatttgataaaattcaggaGCCACTTTTAGTAATAATGCTATGTAAAACAGGAATAGAAGAAATACTCTAAACATGTTAATGGTTAATGACTATTTACCAATAACCAACAGCAAATGTCATATTAATAGGGAACACTAAAGACAATTCCACGAAAATTAAGAACCAGACAGGCATGTCTGTCATAATCATTATTCAACTTGTTTTGGAGAATCCAGATCATGTAATAACAATATTAacattataagaaataaaatgatctctaTTTGCAGGTGAGATGACTATATATCTACAAAGTCcaaaacattctattttaaaaacccagtGTAATTCAGAGTATTTAGTAAGCTGAAAATAGAAGGAATAAAAAATCTCTAGTTTGTCTATAttgccaaaaatataaatgaggaggaaaaaaatacccaATTCAAAAGGTCAAAATGtgacaaaaactgtaaaaatattgagAGATAAATTTAACCAGATGTGATGGACCTATATaacattacaaaaacaaaaacaaaagattttaatgATGTACCACAATTCTCGAGTATTAaagattaatattattattaaaataacccTCTAAACAGAAATGCAGAAATGTAATACAATTCTAAggcatcactatttttttttttttgtggtacacgggcctctcactgttgtggcctctcccgttgtggagcacaggctccagatgcacaggctcagcggccatggctcacgggcccagccgctcgcgccaccagggaatcccggcATCACAATTTTCTTAAACGTGGAAAGGATGCTTCCAATTTTtacatgaaagaatgaaagacaaattacataatagaagaaaagacaaaaaaaataaaaccaaaaaactaataaGAGGGGACTTGCTTTACTAGAGTCCAAAGTTTATGGTCAAGCCAGTACaattaaaacaatgtgatacTGGCTCAGGAACTTGAAAAtgggtgatttatttatttaataaatgtgataGCATAATCAGGTATCCAATATGAACAAAATGTATATTTGGACCTCTAcctccatatacaaaaataaattcctgatGGATCAGTTAAagcttaaaattaataaaaattcttagaaaaaaatgtaggtaAATATTTGTATGACTAGCAGTGGGGGCATTCagctgaaaaaaacaagaaaccaaaaagctaaaaagaagagaggaatctaattttttttaactgtaaagtaaaaaaagaagatatcaaTAAAGTCAAGATTAAtgatagaatggagaaaatcatAACACATATGGGCTACAACTGATTAATACACACCACATAGTAAATATAGTTAGAATTCCTACAGATGTATAAGGAAAAGATCAAAGATTCAATCgataaatgagcaaaggataaGCACTGGCAAATCACAAAAAAGTCCaaatggtaaaaaacaaaaaaactcactgATTTTGTCAATTAAACAAACAATACTATGTAATTTTTCACTGTTCAGATTTGCAAACATTAAAGAGTGCTGGAGAGGATGCTGATAAATGAGCACTTTCATTTTAGATGGTAATTTTGTAATAtctcttaaaattaaataaacaccTACCTAGCAGTCCCATTTCTGGGAAACTACcctatagaaataaaagcaccagTATGTATTGTAGCAGTGCTatggtgggaaaaaaagagaaaacttaaagGCCATTCTATCAATAATAGAATGGTACATAAATGGTACCATTTTGGTACATAAACATGTACTGTGTATGCAGCTGttaggagaagggaggaagacaaggagaaatagagggagaggggaaatgggtgatttatttaataaatgtgatgATACAATCAGGTATCCAATGTGAATAAAATGTATAGTTGGACATCTATCTTATACCATATGGAGAGGGAGgcatggggagagagagatatCTGTAGCTACTGATCAGAAGGATATGTCAAGGGAGAAAAGCAATTACAGAGAAATAATGGGGCTTGCTGTTTCTGTAGAAAGGACTACAACAAACTTTCTTTAAGAGGATGGGGAAAACATGGAAGGATATACATTATGTTCTTAACACTTGTtatctggggagaaaaaaattggtaaggcaaagaaagaaatggtGGGGAGGAGGATATAGTGTGTgtacacaatttatttttctttatctagttTTCCATTGTTCCAAATTTTACAAACACTTTTCTATTAGCACCcgatttaaaattttgattacagAACAAGGCAATATCAAAAGTACCAAAGTATACTTCGGGCAAAACTGTGGAACTAGTCAATGTAAGATTTGGAGGCACCGTAAGTAATAATAAATTCTTTAATCTCTGACTTCAAAACTGTTCTCAAAAGTTCACAcgacatattttacatttaatagttCCACAACTTTTGCAGTAGCACAATGAATTTAGGGGGTTTTCACCAAACCATAGACATAAATGTGAATATCATCATCAAACTTAATGAAGTAGACAGATGGCTTGGCCACCACTTGATGGATGAAAATGCCGGTTCTCTTGGACCCATCATCTTTGGCGTGCTCCACCTGCTTGCCCACAAGGCTGTCGACAACTTCTCCAGGCTCCCGTTCTGCTGCAGGGAAATAGTAGTTGGAATCTGGAATGATGCGCAGGTCACCATCTTTGTAGTCATCCAGCAGCGTGTACATATAAAGGACTGGATCTTTCTCGTACGTGATGTAAAACCAAGTGTCCATCACGGGGGCTCGCGCCAGGACCATGCCCTTCCATTCATCTTTCGTACCGTGCTCACCCTCAAACACATGACCCACTGCCTTTCCAATCAGGGAATCTGCCAGGCGCGAATCAATGCGAGGAGTTGGCACTCTCTCAGGAAGGATCTCTAGTGCTAAAACTCTCTTATCTCGGTGCAGTTCTAGTCCATACACACTATCTTTGCCATCATATTTGATGATATAGAGAGTGGGCTTCACGGAAACCTGCTCAAGCACGGTGCCCTTCCACTGCTCCACAGGCTCGTTGCCTTCCTTCCAGCCGTGTTGAATGCGGCAGCCCACAATGTTCCTACGGGTGAGGAAAGTGGGCTTGCGCCGCTGTTTCCTGTGGGTGTGCCTTTTCTTCATCAGGTATGCGGACACACCATCTACGCCCATCGGAGGCACTGTTGGGGGCGACATGGCTCGGGGTTTAAGGAGGCTCAGCAACGCTACCACTTACTAGATTAAGCTGACAAAATGTCAGCACTATCCAGTATGAGATCTTTTTTCGTGATCTCCGAAAACAGAAAGATCCTGTCCTGTCcgttctccttctcccttccccaaagGCAAGGCTCTCACCAAGGCTCGGCAGAAACGCTCTAACTCTGACAGTGGGCACTAGGACAGCGGGGGCCTCTTGACAGTATTCTTCTCTCCCGCCCGGCAGAGGTATCTGCAGCAGTGGCAGTTGCCGCAGGAGATGGCGGGCTTGCGTGTGCTGCCTGCGCCTTGCGCCCGCCCCGACTCCCAACCCTAAGTGTCCCGAATTGACCACTTAGCTGTTATCGATGGTGCTGCGACTGCGGAACGGCGACGGAGAAGGAGAGGACGGGAAAGGGATAAGAGAGATGGCTGCAGCGCCAAAGTCGCGGGCGGCGGCGGGTCTCTGAGAAGTCCGCGCGGCCTCGGCTTAGCAATGTTGCTCTGCTCGGCCTAGCTCTGGCGCCAGGGTTTTTGCCGCTTCGGGAACCCGACCCCTCAGAGCCCGCCTGAgcctcggccccgcccccgccattCCGCCTTCCGCTCAGCCAGCAGCAGCTGGGCGGGTTACTGTGCACACTGCGTTCTGTCCACACAGTCACAGGCGCTCACTCCTTCATTTCCTCACGCGCCCCCCGACCGCTTATCTCAAACCCAAGCCAGACTGGCCGGCTCCCTTACTCCTCTCTGGCCGTCTGTAGCCCGTCAGCCTCCTCAACAGCTTCTCCATCTGCTTTCTATCTTCCAGGAATTCCTCACAaagcctttttttgttgttttaatattcaacacatacatacacagagttTGTAcatacaaaacaattttttttcagtttaaggaTTATAAGACCGGATAAGTAAATGCCATGTACAGTCCACCATCTTGATCcgaactttcctttttattttctatctggtCACTCACGGTAATGCTTTTTTAATACGTATATATTTCTGAATGTAAAGTAAATGTACTGATACTGTGGAGATTTTCTGAAATTCAGTGAACTAATAACCGAAACTAGCCTTAATCTTAACAACTAGATatacagcaaaatgttaacagttctgatatctcaataaatctatgcttgtattttacaaaattggTAGCAGGTTTCACATCtttataacttctttttaaattcatatcaTTAGTATCTTCCAAAGTTATTACTCTGAAAACATGGTTTTTAATGGTTCCATAATGTTCCTTTGTATAGATCTTCCGTTATTTATCCTAAAAGATCTATGAcgataaataaaattagtttacTCTCATATATGGATTTATTGAGCTAGTAtagaacattttttcaaagaatatttaatgacatggagaTCTACATATGAGATAAGAACAATGTGTGAGAAagcaagatatagaaacaaaattGTGGCTCCAATTTtgtagagaaaaaattaaaaggtttttgtgatatatatttgcagtctttctgattataaaattactGCATGCTCatgtggaaaatatgaaagatagaaaagaaagtaTCCATAATTTCACCTACTTCAAGTCACAGGGCTCTTATcaagattaaatgaaaatgtcTGTATGTCTTTTATTCCTGTATTCTACTTACAAGATGACAATATAAACCAAGGAAGTCTAGGCTCCTCATTCTCACTCCTCGACTCTATACTGGTGAGAAGAGAAAGGCTCATATCATCATGGGTAAAAAAGGCCATTAATTCTTCTGGAAATGTAGGAAAGCAGGGAAGAGAGGTGCAAGGCAGCAATTCGGGCTGCCTCCACATTACATTACCTTCCAAGGCAGGGAAAGAAAAACCTAGTCCTCATACTATTTAATAGCTGTTTGGGCAGAATATGTGTGGATCCTTCAATTCCCCATGTTTCCCAGGCCAAAGGCTTTGGAGATGGGATAACTCTCCAGTACTATATTATAAGAAATTAATTCCAAGGAAGCAATttcaaagaagcaagaaaactacatatACTAAAAGGTATTTCTAAACTCTTTAGAATTACATAGTGGTGTGTACATATTCACACGTATATACAACCTACACAGTGAAAGTCAGAAGGTGAGTATGTGTAAATGTCATGTCATTATGTTCCACAAATAATGGTCCCCAAGTAATTCCCCAGACCAAGATGCGCCAAGTTATTTTTGCTTAGAAGAGCAATTGACAGGTGGGAGAAGACCACCCACCAGGCACACACATTCAGGACAGTTAACTCAAGCTCTTTGGTTATATACTTTAATGGAATTCTTGCTCACAGCTCTACAAAAGCAatctgaagagacaaagaaattcCAGTATCCTTCCTTCTCTAGAACTATGATTCTGATGTTTAAATCACTCCCTAGCATTATGGATTCAATGAGTCTCACTACACTAAGATATAATGTTTACTTTGTATGTCTGCCCACTAGACTACAAACCCATTCAAGAAAGGACTTTTATCTCAAGTGCCTTACTcagaataggtgctcaataagtatttgttatatgaataaataagtggTTTCAACTGACCTGCTCCAATCCAAAGAAACCCTCCAAAATGAAACAAGTGGTCTTATACAAGCCTCTGAAGACTGCAATTCTGGTGACTTAAAATCTCCTAGGGCAGCATTATTTATC
This window of the Physeter macrocephalus isolate SW-GA chromosome 21, ASM283717v5, whole genome shotgun sequence genome carries:
- the SPIN4 gene encoding spindlin-4; this encodes MSPPTVPPMGVDGVSAYLMKKRHTHRKQRRKPTFLTRRNIVGCRIQHGWKEGNEPVEQWKGTVLEQVSVKPTLYIIKYDGKDSVYGLELHRDKRVLALEILPERVPTPRIDSRLADSLIGKAVGHVFEGEHGTKDEWKGMVLARAPVMDTWFYITYEKDPVLYMYTLLDDYKDGDLRIIPDSNYYFPAAEREPGEVVDSLVGKQVEHAKDDGSKRTGIFIHQVVAKPSVYFIKFDDDIHIYVYGLVKTP